Genomic segment of Saprospira sp. CCB-QB6:
TCGCCAACATCCAGAGCGCTACATCAAACTAAATTAAAACCATGAAAATTTCTAACGAAGTAAAGATAGGAATTCTAGGGACCTTCTCTATTTTCCTACTAATCTGGGGGTACAACTTCCTAAAAGGAAACAATATCCTATCGAATGATACGGTAATTACAGGGCGTTTTACGGCTGTAGATGGTTTGGCAGTGGGGGCTCCCGTAACAATTAACGGTTTGCAAGTAGGGGCTGTCACCCATATGTATTTGGACCAGAAAAACCCTAAGGAGGTCCTTGTTGAGATGCACCTTTATAAGGGGGTAGATGTGCCCAAGACCGTAAAGCCAAAATTGGTAACCCTCAGTATTATGAGTGGGAAAGCGGTGGCCATGGAGTTTGATGGGAGTTGTTCTGGAGCAGATTGTCTACAAACGGGCGATGAGGTTCGTGGAGAAGCAGGAAGTATGATTGATATGGCCCAAGAACTGATTGAGCCTTATATGGGGCGTATTGATTCTTTGACGCAAGCCTTTAGAGAATTGGCTAAAAGTGAGGAATCTGGCCTTAAAAAGTCTGTACATGATGTACAAGCAAGTATTGAAAATCTCAAAGTGATTAGTCAGTTGCTATCTGTTTTGTTGGAGCGCTCTACCAATAGCTTTGTCAATACGATGAGCCATATGGAGTCCATTACAGGTAATGTGAAAGCAAACAATGAGCAAATCACGGCCTTGATGAGTAATTTGGCCACCCTTTCTGAGGAGTTGAAATCGGCTAAATTGTCGGAGACCTTGGGGGCAACCAAAAACACCATCGAAGAATTTGGTCAATTGGCGGAAGGAATGCAGGGAACCTTGGCCGAAACCAACAAGCTCATGGCCCAATTGCAAGAATTGACCAATTTTAAGGACCAAGAAGGCTTGCTTTCTGCTTTGATGCATGATAAGGCCCTTTTGCAAGATGTAGAAAAAGCCATTGCAGAAATGAGCCTGTTGATGGAAGATATTCGCCGCCACCCAGAGCGTTACCGCACCGTATTGAGTGGTAAATACAAACCTTACGGGATGGGCAAAGCCTATAAGAAAGAGCAAAAGCTACTTGAAAAAGAGGCCGAGAAGAACAAATAACCAGTGGTTAATTGTCTGATAAAGGCCCAGAGAAATCGGTTTTGGCCGCTCTCTGGGCCCTTTTTTTGTAAATAGCCAAGCGAAAAATGATCTTTGGGGTCAAAAAAGAAGGGTTGGGCCATTTGGCCTAGCGATGTGCAGCAGTGGCCGCAGGCCAGACCGAGCCGCTGAAAGCGGCGAAGGGCCGAGCGAATAGCGAGCTGCGAAACGTAGCGCCCGCCGCAGGCGGGAGGCCCCAAAAAATAAGATAAAAAAGCAATCTATGCGTTATTTATTGCTCTGTTGTTTGTTGTTTTTGGGGCTAGAGAGCTATGCCCAAAGGGATAGTACAAACAGCGATACGAGTCGGGTGCAATTGCTCCACAGTAATAAAGGAAGAGGCGAAAATCGGGCAGATGGCCGCTATTTGTTTTTGGAGGGAGAGGT
This window contains:
- a CDS encoding MlaD family protein, producing MKISNEVKIGILGTFSIFLLIWGYNFLKGNNILSNDTVITGRFTAVDGLAVGAPVTINGLQVGAVTHMYLDQKNPKEVLVEMHLYKGVDVPKTVKPKLVTLSIMSGKAVAMEFDGSCSGADCLQTGDEVRGEAGSMIDMAQELIEPYMGRIDSLTQAFRELAKSEESGLKKSVHDVQASIENLKVISQLLSVLLERSTNSFVNTMSHMESITGNVKANNEQITALMSNLATLSEELKSAKLSETLGATKNTIEEFGQLAEGMQGTLAETNKLMAQLQELTNFKDQEGLLSALMHDKALLQDVEKAIAEMSLLMEDIRRHPERYRTVLSGKYKPYGMGKAYKKEQKLLEKEAEKNK